The Brassica napus cultivar Da-Ae chromosome C7, Da-Ae, whole genome shotgun sequence genome has a segment encoding these proteins:
- the LOC106363971 gene encoding uncharacterized protein LOC106363971, with amino-acid sequence MALYAINKKFRFRNIRSAPNGMVLRCFSSNCQWRVYATKLKDSDVYEIRKLDPIHTCSVDDRSGYQSQVTHHAVGEIMKAHFNGSGGGPKPGEIRQVMQGDHDVRISYWKAWRSREIALEYAKGNSRGSYNLLPDYLRKLAQANPGTLAEIETEYKDNIGNRFKYLFLAMGASIMGFEYMRKVVVVDGTNLRGKYAGCLLTVSTQDGNYQVFPLAIAIVDGENDNSWEWFFKKLQAFVPNSNDVVFVSDRHASIYYGLAKVYPEARHCACILHLKRNIRTYYKDKNLGFLVAKAGRAYRLADFYKIFNEIKRVNASCADYLIGIGFEHWARSHFPGRRYNIMTSKVSESWNAVLREAREYPILALIEFIRAKLMSWFSARGSTISINLDKFTPRVMEILAVNFESSAGFEAKKIKYLEYEVRNKEGYSFHVDISKRFCSCFEFQLLEIPCQHAIAAAIVAKIKVDSLVAEEYTKNATFPAYVGSVTPVIDTDDIIELSGQLSELDMLPPSTKRLPGRPRKKHFLSRGEVRMKTPRRRTVCSRCKGCGHNRATCKTPIS; translated from the exons ATGGCATTATATGCAATTAATAAGAAGTTCCGGTTTCGTAACATCAGATCAGCACCAAATGGAATGGTTTTAAGATGTTTTAGCTCCAACTGTCAGTGGAGGGTATACGCCACAAAGTTAAAAGACTCGGACGTCTACGAGATAAGAAAACTCGATCCCATACACACATGCTCTGTGGATGATAGATCCGGTTATCAGTCTCAAGTTACACATCATGCTGTTGGAGAGATAATGAAAGCTCATTTCAATGGTAGTGGCGGTGGTCCAAAGCCTGGAGAGATACGTCAAGTCATGCAAGGAGACCACGATGTCCGTATATCCTACTGGAAGGCTTGGCGTTCAAGGGAAATTGCTTTGGAATATGCCAAAGGAAACTCAAGAGGCTCTTACAATCTACTTCCTGATTACCTCCGTAAACTAGCACAAGCAAACCCTGGAACCTTAGCCGAGATAGAAACTGAATACAAGGACAATATAGGAAACAGGTTTAAATACTTGTTTCTAGCTATGGGTGCTTCTATTATGGGATTTGAGTACATGAGAAAAGTTGTAGTTGTCGATGGAACCAATTTGAGAGGAAAATATGCTGGGTGTCTTCTAACTGTTTCTACCCAAGACGGCAATTACCAAGTGTTTCCACTAGCCATTGCTATCGTCGACGGAGAAAACGATAACTCGTGGGAGTGGTTCTTCAAAAAGTTACAAGCATTTGTTCCAAATTCAAACGATGTAGTGTTTGTATCTGATAGACATGCATCCATCTATTACGGATTGGCCAAG GTTTATCCTGAAGCGAGACACTGTGCATGCATTCTTCATTTAAAGAGAAATATCAGGACTTATTACAAGGATAAGAATCTAGGATTCTTGGTTGCAAAGGCTGGAAGGGCATATAGGTTGGCTGACTTCTACAAGATTTTCAATGAGATAAAACGTGTCAATGCCTCTTGTGCAGATTATCTAATTGGAATTGGATTTGAGCATTGGGCGCGTTCCCATTTCCCTGGACGTCGTTACAATATTATGACGAGTAAAGTTTCGGAATCATGGAATGCAGTGCTTCGTGAAGCCAGAGAATACCCTATATTGGCTCTTATAGAATTTATCAGAGCAAAGCTAATGTCTTGGTTTTCTGCTAGGGGTTCAACAATCTCAATAAATTTAGACAAATTCACACCGAGAGTAATGGAAATTCTCGCTGTTAATTTCGAGTCTTCGGCAGGTTTTGAAGCGAAGAAGATAAAATACTTGGAGTATGAAGTACGGAACAAGGAAGGGTATTCATTCCACGTCGACATTTCCAAACGTTTTTGTAGTTGTTTTGAGTTTCAACTCCTCGAAATTCCTTGTCAACATGCAATAGCAGCAGCCATCGTAGCCAAGATAAAAGTCGATTCATTGGTAGCTGAAGAGTACACGAAGAATGCAACGTTTCCTGCGTATGTGGGTAGTGTCACTCCAGTGATTGATACCGATGATATCATAGAACTCAGTGGTCAATTGTCCGAGTTAGATATGCTTCCTCCGTCTACCAAGCGTCTCCCTGGCCGTCCACGCAAGAAACATTTTCTATCTCGTGGGGAAGTTCGt ATGAAGACACCACGAAGACGAACTGTATGTAGTCGTTGCAAAGGTTGTGGTCACAATCGTGCAACGTGCAAAACTCCTATCAGTTAA